The following are from one region of the Paenibacillus protaetiae genome:
- a CDS encoding MFS transporter, translated as MSAGFRTYQEDAAVQSKRWIILIVLNLFTFMSTLDGSIVNIALPVLSKDLGLPIAQIEWVTTSYLMAICTAILFFGKLGDIVGKINIYRIGTFVFVIGSLLCGLSHNLTFLIVSRVVQALGASMTMANSQGILADIFPAKERGRALGLIGTFVSLGSIAGPSVGGILVDTLGWESIFWVNVPIGAIAIFVGWKVLPADLVKIKAKIDVPGSSLFAVFIMTLFTGLLLGQQFSFSNGWIVAALAAAVVSFVYFLRTEVKREHPLIQLSLFRNPLFSVSILCGFLVFSANFCFNIIGPFYAQNMLGLSPFYAGFLLMLMPICMVIVAPLSGALSDKIGSELLTCAGLIVMVIAQFGLAWLHEGSSIAIVGVWIGMLGIGSGLFQSPNNSLVMSQVPRTQLGSAGSVNSLVRNVGMVVGITTATTILFHVMSTKAGYRVTGIIPDRPDLFLSGMHVVFSTSACICLAAAALTVWRMYRAQAAKRAAAKAQS; from the coding sequence ATGAGTGCAGGCTTTCGGACTTATCAGGAAGATGCGGCTGTGCAAAGCAAACGCTGGATCATTCTTATCGTTTTAAATTTATTTACGTTTATGTCGACGCTTGACGGGAGTATCGTCAACATCGCTTTACCGGTATTATCCAAAGATCTTGGCCTGCCGATCGCGCAGATCGAATGGGTGACGACATCCTATTTGATGGCGATATGTACCGCCATTTTATTTTTCGGCAAACTTGGCGATATAGTCGGTAAAATTAACATTTACCGGATCGGCACGTTTGTATTCGTCATCGGTTCGCTGCTGTGCGGGTTGAGCCACAATTTGACGTTCCTGATCGTCTCGCGCGTCGTGCAGGCGCTTGGCGCTTCGATGACGATGGCGAACAGCCAGGGCATCCTGGCGGATATATTCCCGGCGAAGGAGCGGGGACGGGCGCTGGGCCTGATCGGCACGTTCGTTTCGCTTGGCAGTATTGCCGGCCCAAGCGTCGGCGGCATTCTGGTCGATACGCTCGGCTGGGAATCGATCTTTTGGGTGAACGTCCCGATCGGCGCTATTGCCATTTTTGTCGGGTGGAAGGTGCTCCCTGCCGATTTGGTCAAAATCAAAGCCAAAATCGACGTGCCCGGCAGCTCGCTGTTCGCCGTATTTATTATGACGCTGTTTACCGGCCTGCTGCTCGGCCAGCAGTTCAGCTTCAGCAACGGCTGGATTGTCGCGGCGCTTGCTGCGGCTGTCGTTTCCTTTGTGTATTTCTTAAGGACGGAAGTAAAGCGGGAGCATCCGCTTATCCAGCTGTCGCTGTTCCGAAACCCGCTTTTTTCTGTAAGCATCTTGTGCGGCTTTCTCGTATTTTCGGCGAATTTTTGCTTCAATATTATCGGACCGTTTTACGCGCAAAACATGCTGGGCTTGTCGCCGTTTTACGCCGGCTTTCTGCTGATGCTGATGCCGATCTGCATGGTTATCGTCGCTCCGCTTAGCGGCGCTTTGTCCGACAAGATCGGCTCGGAGCTGCTAACTTGCGCCGGCCTGATCGTGATGGTCATCGCGCAGTTTGGCCTTGCCTGGCTGCATGAAGGAAGCTCGATTGCCATCGTTGGCGTATGGATCGGCATGCTGGGCATCGGCAGCGGATTGTTCCAATCGCCTAACAACTCGCTGGTCATGTCGCAGGTTCCGCGTACCCAGCTTGGTTCCGCAGGCAGCGTTAACTCGCTTGTCCGGAACGTGGGCATGGTCGTGGGCATCACGACGGCCACGACCATCCTGTTCCATGTCATGAGCACGAAAGCCGGCTACCGCGTGACCGGCATTATCCCGGACCGGCCGGACTTGTTCCTGTCCGGGATGCATGTCGTGTTTTCGACGTCGGCGTGCATTTGCCTGGCAGCGGCCGCTTTGACCGTATGGCGGATGTACCGCGCGCAAGCGGCCAAACGGGCGGCAGCAAAAGCGCAGTCGTAA